In Microbacterium lushaniae, the following are encoded in one genomic region:
- a CDS encoding 3-oxoacid CoA-transferase subunit A: MIDKTVPDVESAVAGIQDGATVLIGGFGRAGQPVELIDALIAHGARELTIVNNNAGNGDTGLAALLAARRVRKIVCSFPRQSDSWVFDGLYRAGDIELELVPQGNLAERIRAAGAGVGAFFSPTGVGTQLADGKETREIDGRTYVLEYPIRGDVALISAYRADRWGNLVYRETARNFGPIMATAAATTIVQVDEIVPLGALDPEAVVTPGLFVDRVVAVGERPWLREGEFVGGVDLEGRPLEAATGGER; encoded by the coding sequence GTGATCGACAAGACCGTGCCAGACGTCGAATCGGCGGTTGCGGGCATCCAGGATGGTGCGACCGTCCTGATCGGCGGATTCGGGCGCGCCGGCCAGCCCGTCGAGCTGATCGACGCACTGATCGCCCACGGGGCGCGCGAGTTGACCATCGTCAACAACAACGCGGGCAACGGAGACACGGGTCTGGCGGCGCTCCTGGCAGCGCGACGCGTGCGCAAGATCGTGTGCTCCTTCCCGCGGCAGAGCGACTCGTGGGTCTTCGACGGCCTCTACCGCGCCGGTGACATCGAGCTGGAGCTCGTCCCCCAGGGCAACCTCGCCGAACGCATCCGTGCCGCCGGCGCCGGTGTCGGCGCGTTCTTCTCGCCGACGGGCGTAGGCACCCAGCTCGCCGACGGCAAGGAGACCCGCGAGATCGACGGTCGCACCTACGTGCTCGAATACCCGATCCGCGGCGACGTGGCCCTGATCAGCGCCTATCGCGCCGACCGGTGGGGCAACCTCGTCTACCGGGAGACCGCGCGCAACTTCGGCCCCATCATGGCCACCGCCGCCGCCACCACGATCGTGCAGGTCGACGAGATCGTGCCCCTGGGTGCGCTCGATCCCGAAGCCGTCGTCACCCCCGGCCTGTTCGTGGACCGTGTCGTCGCCGTCGGCGAGCGGCCCTGGCTGCGCGAGGGCGAGTTCGTCGGCGGCGTCGACCTGGAAGGGCGGCCGCTGGAGGCCGCGACAGGAGGAGAGCGATGA